AGAGCACCCCGGGGGCCGGCTCCGCCTTTCACGTTTTTTTTCCCAAACTGAAGACCGACGCTCCCCCTGAGACCAAAGAGGCGAGCCCTGTCGAGGGAGGCAAGGAACGGATTCTTTTCATAGATGATGAGGAAGTGATCGCGGAATTGGGAAAGTCAATGCTCGAAAAGCTCGGGTATCAGGTGACGGCGATGACCGACAGTATCGAGGCCCTGAAGCTCTTTTCTCACGACCCCACGCAATTCGATGTAGTGGTGACCGATCAGACCATGCCCAGGATGACCGGCCTCGCCCTGGCGAGAAAAATCAGGAAAATTCGCGGAGATATGCCCGTCATACTCTGTACGGGCCACAGCGACTCCGTTTCCCGTGAAAAGGCCATAGCGGCGGGCTTGAGAGAATTCCTCATGAAACCCCTTACCAAACGGGAAATCACGAGGGCCATAAGGCAGGTATTGGACGCGGCGGCCGAAGAATAGAAGGTAATAGGGAAAAGAGATGAAGGCAAAAAAAGTAGACCACATCTGTATTGCGGTCAAAGACCTGGAAGAGGCAAAAAAGGCGTGGGAGCCCGTACTGGGGAAATCTCAGCCTGATGAGACCTATGAGGATAAGGCGGAAAAAATCTCGGTGGCCAGATATGTTTTGGCCGGCGTGGGCTTCGAGCTGATGGAATCAACCACCCCGGACGGTCCCGTGGCGCAATGGATAGATAAGAACGGCGAGGGTGTCATGATCGTCAGCTTTAATGTGGAGAATACGAAAGACGCGATCGAAGAGCTTGAAGAAAAGGGGTATCCCATTATACCCTCTCCGGCAGGAGAAAAGGCAAGGCCCTTCAGGGACTCCCGGTTCGCCTTTATTCACCCGAAAAAGATGAACAACGTGCTCCTCGAGCTTATCGACTATAAATGGGATGGAGAGTAGGCCGGGCGAGCCCGGCATCCCCGATAAATCTGCTTAATTGGATCTCCACCTTCGCAGTTCCCCTTTGGGATTGGAAGGCGTTGCTGAAGCCCCTGTTTTGGGGGCGGTCCTGGCTGATGCGTGAAGGGCGCCAGTTCTCGGACGGGTTTTTGCCTCTGCGCCTGCACGCGGCTGGGCCGGCCTGGCCTCGGTCCTGCGGCGCTGCGGCTCGCGGGGCGGGCGCGCAAATTCCGCATCTTTTGAAGGCGCGGCCTTCTTGTAATCAAAACCCTCAACGATCCGGCGCTCGATCTTTTCACCTAAGACCCGCTCGATGCTCTTGATCAGGAGCTCGTCTTCGCGGCCGACGAAGGTGAAGGCGTCGCCGGTCTTTGCGGCGCGGCCGGTCCTGCCGATGCGGTGGGTGTAGGCGTCGGTCGTGTCGGGCATATCATAATTGATTACGTGGGAGATGGTCGAGACATCGATGCCGCGGGCGGCGATATCGGTTGCCACCAGGATCTGGTACGAGCCGTCGCGGAACCCGTCGAGGGCGTTCTGGCGTCTGTTCTGACTAAGATTACCCTGTAGGGAGGCGGCCTTGTAGCCCGCGTTCTCGAGCTGCTGTCCGATCCGCTTGGCCCGGTGCTTGGTGCGGGTAAAGATGAGGATCGATTCCGCGTCCGTATGCTTCAGGAGCTCCATGAGAAGCGCCGTCTTCAGGTGCTGCTCGACAGGATAAAGGGCGTGGGAGACCGTATGGGGCGGGGCCGAGTGGCCCACTTTTACCGTAATCGGGTCGGAGAGTACCTCGTCCGTCAGTTTTCGAATGCTGTCCGCCATGGTGGCCGAGAACATCAGGGTCTGCCGCTTTGGAGGCAACTGCTTCACGATGCGCCTGATATCGGGCAGGAAGCCCATATCGAACATCCGATCCGCCTCATCGAGGACGAGTATCTCGAGGCTCGCGAGGTTTATGGTCTTCTGGTTCATGTGATCGAGGAGCCGTCCCGGACAGGCAACGACGATATCGACCCCATTCCGGAGCTTCTGGATCTGCGGGTTCAAAGCAACACCGCCGTAGACCGTGCAGCTCTTAAGGTGAGTGTTGCGCCCCAACTCACCGATAGAAACATGGATCTGTTCCGCCAGCTCCCTGGTAGGCGCGATAATGAGGCTGCGTACTTTTCCGCGGGGCCCCGGAAGGAGACGCTCGAGGATTGGCAGCACGAATGCCGCGGTCTTGCCGGTTCCGGTCTGGGCGAGGCCCATCACGTCTTTGCCT
This region of Syntrophorhabdaceae bacterium genomic DNA includes:
- a CDS encoding VOC family protein translates to MKAKKVDHICIAVKDLEEAKKAWEPVLGKSQPDETYEDKAEKISVARYVLAGVGFELMESTTPDGPVAQWIDKNGEGVMIVSFNVENTKDAIEELEEKGYPIIPSPAGEKARPFRDSRFAFIHPKKMNNVLLELIDYKWDGE
- a CDS encoding DEAD/DEAH box helicase, with the protein product MSFSSFKLHPKITEGVIQLGYTIPTPIQIQAIPPVLQGKDVMGLAQTGTGKTAAFVLPILERLLPGPRGKVRSLIIAPTRELAEQIHVSIGELGRNTHLKSCTVYGGVALNPQIQKLRNGVDIVVACPGRLLDHMNQKTINLASLEILVLDEADRMFDMGFLPDIRRIVKQLPPKRQTLMFSATMADSIRKLTDEVLSDPITVKVGHSAPPHTVSHALYPVEQHLKTALLMELLKHTDAESILIFTRTKHRAKRIGQQLENAGYKAASLQGNLSQNRRQNALDGFRDGSYQILVATDIAARGIDVSTISHVINYDMPDTTDAYTHRIGRTGRAAKTGDAFTFVGREDELLIKSIERVLGEKIERRIVEGFDYKKAAPSKDAEFARPPREPQRRRTEARPAQPRAGAEAKTRPRTGALHASARTAPKTGASATPSNPKGELRRWRSN